A stretch of the Desulfovibrio sp. X2 genome encodes the following:
- a CDS encoding acyl-CoA dehydratase activase has translation MAKTTHARVREARGPRVLGLDIGSRSMELVALADGAEVSRARLPTTFDPAAQCRRLLADELAAHEAGAGPALLMATGYGRELAGRLDLPWPVRQVTEITAHARGARFLVPEARAVLDIGGQDTKAIVLSEAGRAERFEMNDRCAAGTGKFLEYTAQAFQIPVEEFGAYALKGSNPTPIGSMCTVFAETEATSLMAQGKRPEDIALGLHLAIARRSAALLRRVSAATPVAFVGGVARNPCARALLAAELGTEQGAGLLVPDEPDFCGALGAALLAAEAVVKAAAE, from the coding sequence GTGGCGAAAACGACGCACGCGCGGGTCCGCGAGGCGCGCGGCCCGAGGGTCCTCGGCCTGGACATCGGCTCGCGCTCCATGGAGCTCGTGGCCCTTGCCGACGGGGCGGAGGTCTCCCGGGCACGCCTGCCCACGACCTTCGACCCCGCCGCGCAGTGCCGCCGCCTTCTGGCAGACGAGCTGGCCGCACACGAGGCGGGCGCGGGCCCGGCGCTGCTCATGGCCACGGGCTACGGCCGCGAACTGGCCGGAAGGCTCGACCTGCCCTGGCCCGTGCGCCAGGTCACCGAGATCACGGCCCACGCGCGCGGCGCCCGCTTCCTCGTGCCCGAGGCCCGCGCCGTGCTCGACATCGGCGGCCAGGACACCAAGGCCATCGTGCTCTCCGAGGCGGGCCGGGCCGAACGCTTCGAGATGAACGACCGCTGCGCCGCGGGAACCGGCAAGTTCCTCGAATACACCGCCCAGGCCTTCCAGATCCCGGTGGAGGAGTTCGGCGCCTACGCGCTCAAAGGCTCCAACCCCACGCCCATCGGCAGCATGTGCACCGTCTTCGCCGAGACCGAGGCCACGAGCCTCATGGCCCAGGGCAAGCGGCCCGAGGACATCGCCCTCGGGCTGCACCTGGCCATCGCCCGGCGCAGCGCCGCGCTCCTGCGCCGCGTGTCCGCCGCAACGCCCGTGGCCTTCGTCGGCGGCGTGGCGCGAAACCCCTGCGCCCGCGCCCTGCTCGCCGCGGAGCTCGGCACCGAGCAGGGCGCGGGCCTCCTCGTGCCCGACGAGCCCGACTTCTGCGGCGCCCTGGGCGCCGCCCTGCTCGCCGCCGAAGCCGTGGTCAAGGCGGCGGCAGAGTGA
- a CDS encoding double-cubane-cluster-containing anaerobic reductase, whose product MAASYNEMWEKLDLDLDAHNALLEVLGKFYGDIYMSQQGRLKGAEYLDFVLSEVHGLRIKELQDEKAKGKKIVGTFCVFVPEELTLAADAVHVGLCSGADAGREQAETMVPRNTCALIKSFIGFKLAKLCPFTESCDMIVGETTCDGKKKAYEAFGKVAPMYVMEVPQQKRSSDRELWRAEVWRYKEALERLTGRKITTEKLREAIRTVNAKRRVLQRLNALRAADPAPISGRDALLINQISFYDDPVRFTAKMNELCDELEARVAAGEGVAPKGAPRLLLSGCPMAVPNWKVPYVAESTGAVVVGEESCIGTRNSRDLVDESGETVNDMIEALVDRYLRIDCACFTPNDERLDNIAAEAKAAHADGVLHYSLLFCQPYTHEAFKVAKKLSDEKIPMLAVETDYSMDDVEQLKTRIGAFVETLD is encoded by the coding sequence ATGGCCGCGAGCTACAACGAGATGTGGGAGAAGCTGGACCTCGACCTGGATGCGCACAACGCGCTCCTCGAGGTCCTGGGCAAATTCTACGGCGACATCTACATGTCGCAGCAGGGACGCCTCAAGGGCGCGGAGTATCTCGACTTCGTGCTCTCCGAGGTGCACGGCCTGCGTATCAAGGAGCTGCAGGACGAGAAGGCGAAGGGCAAGAAGATCGTGGGCACCTTCTGCGTCTTCGTGCCCGAGGAGCTGACCCTGGCCGCGGACGCGGTGCACGTGGGGCTGTGCTCCGGCGCGGATGCGGGCCGCGAGCAGGCCGAGACCATGGTGCCGCGCAACACCTGCGCCCTGATCAAGTCCTTCATCGGCTTCAAGCTGGCCAAGCTCTGCCCGTTCACCGAGTCCTGCGACATGATCGTGGGCGAGACCACCTGCGACGGCAAGAAGAAGGCCTACGAGGCCTTCGGCAAGGTGGCGCCCATGTACGTCATGGAAGTGCCGCAGCAAAAGCGCTCCTCTGACCGCGAGCTGTGGCGCGCCGAGGTCTGGCGCTACAAGGAGGCCCTGGAGAGGCTGACCGGCAGGAAGATCACCACCGAGAAGCTGCGCGAGGCCATCAGGACCGTGAACGCCAAGCGCCGCGTCCTGCAGCGCCTGAACGCCCTGCGCGCGGCCGATCCCGCGCCCATCTCCGGCCGCGACGCCCTGCTCATCAACCAGATCAGCTTCTACGACGACCCCGTGCGCTTCACCGCCAAGATGAACGAGCTGTGCGACGAGCTCGAGGCGCGCGTGGCCGCGGGCGAGGGCGTGGCCCCCAAGGGCGCGCCGCGCCTGCTGCTCTCCGGCTGCCCCATGGCCGTGCCCAACTGGAAGGTGCCCTACGTGGCCGAGTCCACCGGCGCCGTGGTCGTGGGCGAGGAGTCCTGCATCGGCACGCGCAACTCGCGCGACCTGGTGGACGAGTCCGGCGAGACCGTGAACGACATGATCGAGGCCCTGGTGGACCGCTACCTGCGCATCGACTGCGCCTGCTTCACCCCCAACGACGAGCGGCTGGACAACATCGCGGCCGAGGCCAAGGCCGCCCATGCCGACGGCGTGCTGCACTACAGCCTGCTCTTCTGCCAGCCTTACACCCATGAGGCCTTCAAGGTGGCGAAGAAGCTCTCGGACGAGAAGATCCCCATGCTCGCCGTGGAGACCGACTACTCCATGGACGACGTGGAGCAGCTGAAGACGCGCATCGGCGCCTTCGTGGAGACCCTGGACTAG
- a CDS encoding 6-hydroxymethylpterin diphosphokinase MptE-like protein — protein sequence MREAPATGRLTAKLEALGSLGVLVKAEETLARPGRRVPRHIFHDHTPVWAYENPRLQRPWADASRLLFEILPAGLGPDEVAARTRFIVFLGAADSPEFEAFFARGDCLTLLFEPSAEVLGEFLDRVRPRDLARRKGCVFLGDPAEFPTPLAALVPEGAFAAGFPVFYVQEGLAGALPEYVAGLVEQIEFLFWRSRVYPVEGQQCQRSLPLREIKRGAMYDQQLHYCANLSAYLRHPSIAALKDALAGETAVLVAAGPDMERRLPLLRRLRERAVIIAVHRALPVLLKNGVHPHFTVINDSSMAAGAFFDRLPERVPSTLVAHCLCALGEDRFDRTFLFGNVFSEVFGERPGLRVHGSVITAAYSLAAWLGCARCVLVGAQLSGNDPWKLGYTPSDVFGGGADGAKRPERPLTGAWPQLYPVDTPTGRLYTTLNFRDAALWLLDEIRAQGVPCVNTTAESIIRGAGVTFEEEPEVPDSPGMAARLAGLAETPPPAVDRARVLAHAAAEMFRWRTIALTAGHASAELHAALVDAQALVGTGVAMPGSLGNDLPSMVNKAMEILGTFDKDTVSGLLERYPDFSHPRFHALVFAAPGGAPGGVPYLLRRAEGLVYYFDNVAAMARGFCRVLAGQLERIGRLG from the coding sequence ATGCGCGAAGCACCGGCAACGGGCAGGCTCACGGCCAAGCTCGAGGCCCTGGGCAGCCTCGGCGTGCTGGTCAAGGCCGAGGAGACGCTCGCCCGGCCGGGGCGGCGCGTTCCGCGCCATATCTTCCACGACCACACGCCGGTCTGGGCCTACGAGAATCCCCGCCTGCAACGTCCCTGGGCCGACGCCTCGCGCCTGCTCTTCGAGATCCTGCCCGCCGGGCTCGGGCCGGACGAGGTCGCGGCCAGGACGCGCTTCATCGTCTTTCTGGGCGCGGCGGACAGCCCGGAGTTCGAGGCCTTCTTCGCGCGCGGCGACTGCCTGACCCTGCTCTTCGAGCCCTCCGCCGAGGTCCTGGGCGAGTTCCTGGACCGCGTCCGCCCCCGCGACCTGGCCCGGCGCAAGGGCTGCGTCTTCCTGGGCGATCCGGCCGAGTTCCCCACGCCGCTCGCGGCCCTCGTCCCCGAGGGGGCCTTCGCCGCGGGATTTCCGGTCTTCTATGTCCAGGAGGGGCTGGCCGGGGCCCTGCCGGAGTACGTCGCGGGCCTCGTGGAGCAGATCGAGTTCCTCTTCTGGCGCAGCCGCGTCTATCCCGTGGAAGGGCAGCAGTGCCAGCGGAGCCTGCCGCTGCGCGAGATCAAGCGCGGGGCCATGTACGACCAGCAGCTGCACTACTGCGCCAACCTGTCCGCCTACCTGCGCCATCCCTCCATCGCCGCGCTCAAGGACGCGCTCGCGGGCGAGACGGCCGTGCTCGTGGCCGCCGGGCCGGACATGGAGCGCAGGCTGCCGCTTCTGCGCCGTCTGCGGGAGCGCGCCGTGATCATCGCCGTGCACCGCGCCCTGCCCGTGCTCCTGAAGAACGGGGTGCATCCGCACTTCACGGTCATCAACGACAGCTCCATGGCCGCGGGCGCCTTCTTCGACCGCCTGCCCGAGCGCGTGCCCTCGACCCTGGTGGCGCACTGCCTGTGCGCGCTCGGCGAGGACCGCTTCGACAGGACGTTCCTCTTCGGCAACGTCTTTTCCGAGGTCTTCGGCGAGCGGCCGGGCCTGCGCGTGCACGGCTCGGTGATCACCGCGGCCTACTCCCTGGCCGCGTGGCTCGGCTGCGCGCGCTGCGTGCTGGTCGGCGCGCAGCTCTCGGGCAACGACCCCTGGAAGCTCGGCTACACGCCCTCGGACGTGTTCGGCGGGGGCGCGGACGGCGCGAAGCGGCCCGAGCGGCCCCTGACCGGGGCCTGGCCGCAGCTCTATCCCGTGGACACGCCCACCGGCCGCCTCTACACCACGCTCAACTTCCGCGACGCCGCGCTCTGGCTGCTGGACGAGATCCGCGCGCAGGGCGTGCCGTGCGTGAACACCACGGCCGAGAGCATCATCCGCGGCGCGGGCGTCACCTTCGAGGAGGAGCCCGAGGTGCCGGACTCTCCCGGCATGGCGGCGCGCCTGGCCGGGCTGGCGGAGACGCCGCCCCCGGCCGTGGACAGGGCCAGGGTCCTGGCGCACGCGGCCGCGGAGATGTTCCGCTGGCGCACCATCGCCCTCACGGCCGGACATGCCTCGGCCGAACTGCACGCGGCCCTCGTGGACGCCCAGGCCCTGGTCGGGACCGGCGTGGCGATGCCGGGCAGCCTGGGCAACGACCTGCCGTCCATGGTGAACAAGGCCATGGAGATCCTCGGCACCTTCGACAAGGACACGGTCAGTGGGCTGCTGGAGCGCTACCCGGACTTCAGCCACCCCCGCTTCCATGCCCTGGTCTTCGCCGCGCCCGGGGGGGCTCCGGGGGGCGTGCCCTATCTCCTGCGCCGGGCAGAGGGGCTCGTCTACTACTTCGACAACGTCGCGGCCATGGCGCGCGGCTTCTGCCGCGTCCTGGCCGGGCAGCTGGAGCGCATCGGCCGCCTGGGGTGA
- a CDS encoding acyltransferase: protein MKPRTQDPSPEEARFSADVHESAVVDEDVVIGPGTRVWHFSHLLSGTRIGGGCTIGQNAVIGPDVRVGNGCKIQNNVSVYKGVTLEDDVFCGPSVVFTNVRVPRSRIPRMHELSPTLVRQGATLGANCTIVCGLTIGRHAFVGAGAVVTKDVADHALMVGNPARRIGWVCACGERLDASLVCPVCGTAHEPAPHGLRQVGERER, encoded by the coding sequence ATGAAGCCCCGCACGCAGGACCCCTCTCCCGAGGAGGCCCGATTCTCGGCGGACGTGCATGAAAGCGCCGTGGTGGACGAGGACGTGGTCATCGGTCCGGGCACGCGCGTCTGGCACTTCTCGCACCTCCTCTCCGGCACGCGCATCGGCGGCGGCTGCACCATCGGGCAGAACGCGGTCATCGGACCGGACGTGCGCGTGGGCAACGGCTGCAAGATCCAGAACAACGTCTCGGTCTACAAGGGCGTGACGCTCGAGGACGACGTCTTCTGCGGGCCGTCCGTGGTCTTCACCAACGTCAGGGTCCCGCGCAGCCGCATCCCGCGCATGCACGAGCTCTCGCCCACCCTGGTGCGGCAGGGCGCCACGCTCGGGGCCAACTGCACCATCGTCTGCGGCCTGACCATCGGGCGGCACGCCTTCGTGGGCGCGGGCGCGGTGGTGACGAAGGACGTGGCCGACCACGCCCTGATGGTGGGCAATCCGGCGCGGCGCATCGGCTGGGTCTGCGCCTGCGGCGAACGGCTCGACGCATCGCTGGTCTGCCCGGTCTGCGGCACGGCGCACGAACCCGCGCCGCACGGGCTGCGGCAGGTCGGAGAGAGGGAGAGGTAG
- a CDS encoding cation:proton antiporter gives MDVLGQLVLLICAAAAVVFACRMARVPTGVGYLLAGILCGPHGLALIRDPHSIELLAELGVVLLLFTIGLEFSVKRLATIKRLALGGGTVQMLATAALGIVVLLVLWPNLLLRQDVFIAFLASLSSTAVVLKLLKDRGEADLPHGNAALGILIFQDIAVVPLMLLTPILAGTGGGGFLGVAEDLLLLLAKAGLLVGLTLLLTQRLAPAVLTRVARTRDRELFLMAVAALCLGVAFLSWKLGMSLALGAFLAGLVIAESDYGHQAVAVVMPFHDLFMSFFFISVGMLLDLHFMAANIGIVLLTALLLSAGKSLTGTAAGLAAGLGLPAALLTGLSLFQVGEFSFILAQGGVAAGLLPVEAYQIFLAAAVLTMIATPFVMSAGVRMARALRRTRLPGLLAGHGLATPPEGTERLQGHLIIVGFGPGGRQMAQAAELWRLPYVVVEGNPDTVRAEREAGRPIFFGDATSEHILEHAGVTRARAVAVTISDPAACRGIVFAVRDLAPEVLIVARTPYLGDVAELRRLGADEVVAAEYEASAEVLARVLAAFLVPEEEISSFIKEVRAEGYEMLRKTVGPDGNERAGHVELYLPGVRTLRLTVARGSAADGRSLADLSLRKRLQVTVLAMRRDGEVLMPPPPARPLAPGDVLLLVGATGAVNEARGLFCASDRTCEAAEATAP, from the coding sequence ATGGACGTTCTCGGACAGCTCGTGCTGCTCATCTGCGCCGCGGCGGCCGTGGTCTTCGCCTGCCGCATGGCCCGCGTGCCCACGGGAGTGGGCTACCTGCTGGCGGGCATCCTGTGCGGGCCCCACGGCCTGGCCCTGATCCGCGACCCCCACTCCATCGAGCTCCTGGCCGAGCTCGGCGTGGTCCTGCTGCTCTTCACCATCGGGCTCGAGTTCTCGGTCAAGCGGCTGGCGACCATCAAGCGCCTGGCCCTGGGCGGGGGGACCGTCCAGATGCTGGCCACCGCGGCGCTCGGCATCGTGGTGCTGCTCGTCCTCTGGCCGAACCTCCTGCTGCGCCAGGACGTCTTCATCGCCTTCCTGGCCTCGCTCTCCTCCACGGCCGTGGTCCTGAAGCTCCTGAAGGACAGGGGCGAGGCGGACCTGCCCCACGGCAACGCGGCGCTCGGCATCCTCATCTTCCAGGACATCGCCGTGGTGCCGCTCATGCTGCTCACGCCCATCCTCGCGGGCACGGGCGGAGGCGGCTTCCTGGGCGTGGCCGAGGACCTGCTCCTGCTCCTGGCCAAGGCCGGGCTGCTCGTGGGCCTGACGCTGCTGCTCACGCAGCGCCTGGCCCCGGCCGTGCTCACCCGCGTGGCCCGCACGCGCGACCGCGAGCTCTTCCTCATGGCCGTGGCCGCCCTGTGCCTGGGCGTGGCCTTCCTCAGCTGGAAGCTCGGCATGTCGCTCGCCCTGGGCGCCTTCCTGGCCGGGCTGGTGATCGCGGAATCGGACTACGGCCATCAGGCCGTGGCCGTGGTCATGCCGTTCCACGACCTGTTCATGAGCTTCTTCTTCATCTCCGTGGGCATGCTGCTCGACCTGCACTTCATGGCCGCGAACATCGGAATCGTGCTCCTGACCGCCCTGCTGCTCAGCGCGGGCAAATCCCTGACCGGCACGGCCGCGGGCCTCGCGGCCGGGCTCGGGCTGCCCGCCGCCCTGCTCACGGGCCTCTCCCTCTTCCAGGTGGGCGAGTTCTCCTTCATCCTGGCCCAGGGAGGGGTGGCGGCCGGGCTGCTGCCGGTCGAGGCGTACCAGATCTTCCTGGCCGCCGCGGTGCTGACCATGATCGCCACGCCCTTCGTCATGAGCGCCGGGGTCCGCATGGCCCGGGCGCTGCGCCGCACGCGCCTGCCCGGCCTGCTCGCCGGGCACGGGCTGGCCACGCCGCCCGAAGGCACGGAGCGGCTGCAGGGCCACCTGATCATCGTGGGCTTCGGACCGGGCGGCCGCCAGATGGCCCAGGCCGCCGAGCTCTGGCGGCTGCCCTACGTGGTCGTCGAGGGCAACCCGGACACCGTGCGCGCGGAGCGCGAGGCGGGCAGGCCCATCTTCTTCGGCGACGCCACCTCCGAGCACATCCTCGAGCACGCGGGCGTCACGCGGGCCCGGGCAGTGGCCGTGACCATCTCGGACCCCGCGGCCTGCCGGGGAATCGTCTTCGCGGTGCGCGACCTGGCGCCCGAGGTGCTGATCGTGGCCCGCACGCCCTACCTCGGCGACGTGGCCGAGCTCAGGAGGCTCGGCGCGGACGAGGTGGTGGCCGCGGAGTACGAGGCCTCGGCCGAGGTCCTGGCGCGCGTCCTGGCCGCCTTCCTCGTGCCCGAGGAGGAGATCTCCTCCTTCATCAAGGAGGTGCGCGCCGAGGGCTACGAGATGCTGCGCAAAACGGTCGGGCCCGACGGCAACGAGAGGGCCGGGCACGTGGAGCTCTACCTGCCCGGGGTGCGCACCCTGCGCCTGACCGTGGCCCGGGGCTCGGCCGCGGACGGCAGGAGCCTGGCCGACCTCTCCCTGCGCAAGCGGCTGCAGGTCACGGTCCTGGCCATGCGCCGCGACGGCGAGGTGCTGATGCCCCCGCCGCCCGCCCGGCCCCTGGCCCCGGGCGACGTGCTGCTGCTGGTGGGCGCCACGGGCGCCGTGAACGAGGCCCGCGGGCTCTTCTGCGCCTCCGACCGGACATGCGAGGCGGCCGAGGCCACGGCCCCCTGA
- a CDS encoding sulfite exporter TauE/SafE family protein has translation MDLAQALGFILLGFGTGAYGTLIGAGGGFVLMPLLLLLFPNEQADVLTSISLAVVFFNAASGTGAYASMRRIDYRSGLAFALAATPGAVLGALGTGLLPRRAFDTIFGALLVAGAVFLIMRSPRPGSQPRARTEGEGGHLTHRRIVDSQGVVHEYAFPLRRGVVISVFVGFVSSFLGIGGGIIHVPAMIYLLDFPVHVATATSHFVLMLMALAGTLTHVAIGSFHHGLERTLYLSIGVLGGAQAGAYLSNHIKGRFIIQSLALALAFVGARILLLGLS, from the coding sequence ATGGACCTCGCGCAGGCGCTCGGCTTCATCCTCCTGGGCTTCGGCACCGGGGCGTACGGCACGCTCATCGGCGCGGGCGGCGGCTTCGTGCTCATGCCGCTGCTGCTGCTCCTCTTCCCGAACGAGCAGGCCGACGTGCTGACCAGCATCTCCCTGGCCGTGGTCTTCTTCAACGCCGCCTCGGGCACCGGGGCCTACGCCTCCATGCGCCGCATCGACTACCGCTCCGGCCTGGCCTTCGCCCTGGCCGCCACGCCTGGCGCGGTGCTCGGCGCGCTCGGCACCGGGCTCCTGCCGCGCCGCGCCTTCGACACCATCTTCGGCGCCCTGCTGGTGGCCGGAGCCGTCTTCCTCATCATGCGCTCGCCGCGCCCCGGGTCGCAGCCCCGGGCCAGGACGGAGGGCGAGGGCGGGCACCTCACGCACAGGCGCATCGTGGACAGCCAGGGCGTGGTGCACGAATACGCCTTCCCCCTCAGGCGCGGGGTCGTCATCAGCGTCTTCGTGGGCTTCGTCTCGAGCTTCCTCGGCATCGGCGGCGGCATCATCCACGTCCCGGCCATGATCTATCTCCTGGACTTCCCCGTCCACGTGGCCACGGCCACCTCGCACTTCGTGCTCATGCTCATGGCCCTGGCCGGAACCCTGACCCACGTGGCCATCGGCTCGTTCCACCACGGCCTGGAGCGCACGCTCTACCTATCCATCGGCGTGCTCGGCGGGGCGCAGGCCGGGGCCTACCTCTCGAACCACATCAAGGGCCGCTTCATCATCCAGAGCCTGGCCCTGGCCCTGGCCTTCGTGGGGGCGCGCATCCTGCTCCTCGGCCTGTCCTGA
- a CDS encoding histidine kinase dimerization/phosphoacceptor domain -containing protein → MSARDLSQGTGSATRVGRIVGSLRFRLLLIIVCGLVPIVLVTLSARREMRISAENDVLHEAERLADSVAFAEHQFVEGVEQFLITLSRTPQVADKEANACSLLFAEMRERYPRYSAIRLLSPSGHTVCASSAEPRANDVSERAWFREVMRTGRFTSSEYRLDPATGRAEINFALPLTDDAGSVSGILAVSASLDGILAVIGRISLPPDSSLTLLTPDGTILARHPDGTALVGQNIADTKLFSGIRNVAGRGAFVAQGLAAGRYLFACSPLKIGASSLDVCIGRPEEQAFAAMGARLTRYNLLLCLVALLSMAVIFVGGEVFVFRQVSALMAAVRRLGGGDLTARTNLPPGQGEIHRLARAFDEMAERLAEEIRERRLAEEGLRLHTERLEMVNSIASANLFELTLQEFLDHVLRRIADFAPGMRASYSVVDKDGTRSVIACSAPEGMAPLAGGSFDLNAAPDYLALLRQNDVVAVSDVAASPPLRPFAHEFAAQGTVALLDVPVRHDEGLHGLLSLNAPVEREWTERERAVLSGVAEFLSVAVPALLARDDRAQARREQALLFTLSPDLLCIVDTDARLRQINPAWGKALGYEAEELLGRGWRDTVMDEDAFLASSATAKVLRGIPVFQVEVRHSCKDGTTRWIAWSAQPLLDAGMIFCIGRDMTERRAYEEQLRRSLEEKDILLREIHHRVKNNLQIISSLLNLQSGGIDDPGLQEIFAESRNRITTLALVHESIYRSHDLARVDFAAYLKNLASRLVASFQRGSRISLAVDAQALSLPMDKAIPCGLILNELITNAVRHAFVGRAGGSLRLRMRREQEQIVLSVSDDGVGMPEVADISEAKSLGLMLVRGLVEQLKGDVSIEPGQDEAGEKSGTRVTLSFPAAGAELLAAE, encoded by the coding sequence ATGTCCGCCAGGGACCTCTCGCAGGGGACCGGTTCCGCGACCCGAGTAGGCCGCATCGTGGGCAGCCTCCGCTTCCGGCTGCTGCTCATCATTGTCTGCGGCCTCGTGCCCATCGTGCTCGTGACGCTCTCCGCCCGCCGCGAGATGCGCATCTCCGCCGAGAACGACGTGCTGCACGAGGCCGAACGGCTGGCCGACTCCGTGGCCTTTGCCGAGCACCAGTTCGTGGAGGGCGTGGAACAGTTCCTGATTACCCTCTCACGCACCCCGCAGGTCGCGGACAAGGAGGCGAACGCCTGCTCCCTCCTCTTCGCCGAGATGCGCGAACGCTACCCGCGGTACTCGGCCATCCGCCTCCTCTCCCCGTCCGGCCACACGGTCTGCGCCTCCTCCGCCGAGCCGCGCGCAAACGACGTCTCCGAACGCGCCTGGTTCCGGGAGGTCATGCGCACGGGCCGCTTCACGAGCAGCGAATACCGGCTCGACCCGGCCACGGGACGGGCGGAGATCAACTTCGCCCTGCCCCTGACCGACGACGCGGGCTCGGTCTCCGGGATCCTGGCCGTCTCGGCCAGCCTGGACGGCATCCTCGCGGTCATCGGCAGGATCTCCCTGCCGCCCGATTCGAGCCTGACGCTCCTGACCCCGGACGGCACCATCCTGGCGCGCCATCCGGACGGCACGGCGCTCGTGGGGCAAAACATCGCCGACACCAAGCTCTTCAGCGGCATCCGGAACGTCGCGGGCCGGGGCGCCTTCGTGGCCCAAGGGCTCGCGGCCGGCAGATACCTCTTCGCCTGCTCGCCGCTCAAGATCGGCGCAAGCTCCCTGGACGTCTGCATCGGCCGCCCGGAGGAGCAGGCCTTCGCGGCCATGGGCGCGCGGCTCACGCGCTACAACCTCCTCTTGTGCCTGGTCGCGCTCCTGTCCATGGCCGTCATCTTCGTGGGCGGCGAAGTCTTCGTCTTCCGCCAGGTCTCGGCCCTCATGGCCGCCGTGCGCAGGCTCGGGGGAGGCGACCTCACGGCGCGCACGAACCTCCCGCCCGGCCAGGGCGAGATCCACCGCCTGGCCAGGGCCTTCGACGAGATGGCCGAGCGGCTGGCCGAGGAGATACGCGAGCGGCGCCTGGCGGAGGAGGGGCTGCGCCTGCACACGGAGCGGCTGGAGATGGTCAACTCCATCGCCTCGGCCAACCTCTTCGAGCTCACCCTGCAGGAGTTCCTGGACCACGTTCTGCGCCGCATCGCTGACTTCGCCCCGGGGATGCGGGCCAGCTACTCCGTGGTCGACAAGGACGGGACGCGCTCGGTCATCGCCTGCTCCGCGCCCGAAGGCATGGCCCCACTCGCGGGCGGCAGCTTCGACCTCAACGCCGCGCCGGACTATCTGGCCCTGCTCAGGCAGAACGACGTGGTGGCCGTGAGCGACGTGGCCGCCTCACCGCCGCTTCGGCCCTTCGCGCACGAGTTCGCGGCCCAGGGCACCGTGGCCCTGCTCGACGTCCCGGTGCGCCACGACGAGGGGCTGCACGGCCTCTTGAGCCTCAACGCGCCCGTGGAGCGGGAATGGACGGAGCGCGAGCGTGCCGTGCTCTCGGGGGTGGCGGAATTCCTCTCCGTGGCCGTGCCCGCCCTGCTGGCCCGCGACGACCGCGCCCAGGCCCGGCGCGAGCAGGCCCTGCTCTTCACCCTCTCCCCGGACCTGCTCTGCATCGTGGACACGGACGCCAGGCTGCGCCAGATCAACCCGGCCTGGGGCAAGGCCCTGGGCTACGAGGCCGAGGAGCTGCTGGGCCGCGGCTGGCGCGACACCGTCATGGACGAAGACGCCTTCCTGGCCTCCTCTGCCACGGCCAAGGTCCTGCGCGGCATCCCGGTCTTCCAGGTCGAGGTCCGCCACAGCTGCAAGGACGGCACCACGCGCTGGATCGCCTGGAGCGCGCAGCCCCTGCTCGACGCGGGCATGATCTTCTGCATCGGCCGCGACATGACCGAGCGCAGGGCCTACGAGGAGCAACTCAGGCGCTCCCTGGAGGAGAAGGACATCTTGCTGCGCGAGATCCACCACCGGGTGAAGAACAACCTGCAGATCATCTCGAGCCTCCTGAACCTGCAGTCCGGCGGCATCGACGATCCGGGGCTGCAGGAGATCTTCGCCGAGAGCCGCAACCGCATCACCACCCTCGCCCTGGTCCACGAGAGCATCTACCGCTCCCACGACCTCGCCCGCGTGGACTTCGCCGCCTACCTGAAGAACCTCGCCTCCCGCCTCGTGGCCTCGTTCCAGCGCGGCTCGAGAATCTCCCTGGCGGTCGATGCCCAGGCCCTCTCCCTGCCCATGGACAAGGCCATCCCCTGCGGGCTGATATTGAACGAGCTGATCACCAACGCCGTGCGCCACGCCTTCGTGGGCCGCGCCGGAGGCAGCCTGCGCCTCAGGATGCGCCGCGAGCAGGAGCAGATCGTGCTCAGCGTGTCCGACGACGGCGTGGGCATGCCCGAAGTGGCGGACATCTCCGAGGCCAAGTCGCTCGGGCTCATGCTCGTGCGCGGCCTCGTGGAGCAGCTGAAGGGCGACGTGTCCATCGAGCCCGGACAGGACGAGGCCGGGGAGAAGAGCGGCACGCGCGTCACCCTGTCCTTCCCAGCGGCGGGAGCGGAACTGCTCGCCGCAGAGTGA